One stretch of Pradoshia sp. D12 DNA includes these proteins:
- a CDS encoding proline dehydrogenase family protein, with amino-acid sequence MIVKDFFIALSENQLLNRTAQKYGLKMGAQTVVAGTNIDETIESIKELNKYGISCTVDNLGEFVSDKDEAVKAKNQILQVIEAIYENKVDAHISLKPSQLGLDIDLDFCRDNLLEIFEAAAKYDIFINIDMENHSRLQPSFDLVDQISEKYDNIGTVIQAYFHRAENDIQKYKNYRLRIVKGAYKEPAELAYQTKAEIDKNYINLIEYHLLNGKFTSIATHDHKVINHVKQFVKDHQIPNEKFEFQMLYGFRFDMQMELAKEGYQFCTYVPFGTDWYGYFMRRLAERPQNISLVTKQVFTKKTNTALAIAAGAFLLGRLSKRKK; translated from the coding sequence ATGATTGTTAAAGATTTCTTCATTGCTCTTTCAGAAAATCAGCTTTTAAACCGCACAGCTCAAAAATATGGGTTAAAAATGGGTGCCCAAACTGTAGTTGCCGGTACAAATATAGACGAAACAATTGAGAGTATAAAAGAGTTAAATAAGTATGGAATTTCTTGTACCGTGGATAATCTTGGAGAATTTGTGAGTGATAAAGATGAAGCTGTAAAGGCGAAGAATCAAATCCTTCAGGTTATTGAGGCCATTTATGAAAATAAAGTCGATGCTCATATATCATTAAAACCCTCTCAATTAGGGTTGGATATAGATTTGGATTTCTGCAGAGACAATCTGTTGGAAATTTTTGAAGCAGCTGCAAAGTATGATATTTTTATAAATATTGATATGGAGAACCATTCCAGATTACAGCCTTCTTTTGATTTAGTAGATCAGATATCGGAAAAATACGATAATATTGGTACAGTTATACAAGCATATTTTCATCGAGCCGAAAATGATATACAAAAATATAAAAATTACCGCCTTCGTATTGTAAAAGGTGCCTATAAGGAACCTGCTGAATTAGCCTATCAAACAAAAGCAGAAATTGATAAAAATTATATCAATTTGATAGAATATCATCTGTTAAATGGTAAGTTCACCTCCATTGCAACACACGATCATAAAGTCATAAACCATGTGAAGCAATTTGTAAAAGATCATCAAATTCCTAATGAAAAATTTGAATTCCAAATGCTCTATGGTTTCCGCTTCGATATGCAAATGGAATTGGCTAAAGAGGGCTACCAGTTTTGTACGTATGTTCCTTTTGGGACGGATTGGTATGGATACTTTATGAGACGTTTGGCTGAAAGACCTCAAAACATAAGCCTTGTAACGAAACAAGTATTCACCAAAAAAACAAACACGGCTCTTGCGATAGCAGCCGGTGCCTTTTTACTTGGCAGATTATCTAAGAGAAAAAAATAG
- a CDS encoding ABC transporter ATP-binding protein — protein MFSVLKKLGWFFKEHWIRYTVAIALLNIVNVLEVLPPMIVGMAIDDMSIGEMNQETLMTYVWWMIGLMVTLYILTYIWNYQLFSGAYVLERKLRSGFIGHLLKMTPTFYEKNRTGDLMARATNDLKSISVTAGFGILTLMDSTLYMIAILATMAITISWELTLAAILPLPIMAWAVKKGGERIHEHFTVAQDAFGELNDKVLESVAGVRVIRAYVQERADEKRFEEMTEDVYEKNMKVTKVDAMFDPVITFVIGISYLISLGYGANLVFAQAISIGQLVTFNVYLSMLIWPMIAIGELINVMQRGNASLDRMNETLSSQEDVKNDPNPVDVPELENVIFDQVVFRYPSSKVDNLADINVKIDSGDTIGIVGKTGSGKTTFVKQLLREYPAGNGILSLSDVPIEKQNLEDVREWIGYVPQDHVLFSKTVRENILFGKMEATDEEFWKAVRLADFEKDIERLPNRLETLVGEKGIALSGGQKQRISIARALIKDPEILILDDSLSAVDAKTETTIIENIRNERSDKTTIITTHRLSAVQHADWIIVLDDGVVIEEGTHEMLLNKKGWYKEQFDRQQIEANKEVSA, from the coding sequence ATGTTTTCGGTTTTAAAGAAATTAGGTTGGTTTTTTAAAGAGCACTGGATTCGGTATACAGTCGCAATCGCGTTATTGAATATCGTAAATGTGCTGGAGGTTTTGCCACCGATGATTGTTGGGATGGCCATAGATGACATGAGTATAGGTGAAATGAATCAGGAGACACTCATGACCTATGTTTGGTGGATGATCGGGTTAATGGTCACCCTCTATATACTAACCTATATATGGAATTACCAGTTATTTAGTGGAGCGTATGTTTTAGAGCGGAAGCTGCGCTCAGGATTTATAGGTCATTTATTAAAAATGACACCAACCTTCTATGAAAAGAATCGTACAGGCGATTTAATGGCAAGAGCAACCAATGATCTTAAATCTATATCCGTTACAGCAGGATTCGGTATTTTAACGTTAATGGATTCTACCTTATATATGATTGCGATTTTAGCAACAATGGCCATTACAATTAGTTGGGAACTTACGCTTGCCGCCATCTTACCTTTGCCGATTATGGCATGGGCAGTCAAAAAGGGCGGAGAGCGAATTCATGAGCACTTCACAGTAGCACAGGATGCTTTTGGTGAACTAAATGACAAGGTCCTTGAATCAGTCGCGGGTGTCCGTGTCATTCGTGCTTATGTACAGGAACGAGCGGATGAAAAACGCTTTGAAGAGATGACAGAAGATGTATATGAGAAAAACATGAAAGTAACGAAAGTAGATGCCATGTTTGATCCGGTTATCACATTCGTTATTGGTATCAGTTATTTAATCAGTCTTGGATATGGAGCCAATCTAGTATTCGCTCAAGCCATTTCAATTGGGCAACTTGTGACCTTTAACGTATATCTATCGATGCTGATTTGGCCGATGATCGCCATTGGGGAATTAATTAATGTCATGCAAAGAGGAAATGCCTCTCTCGATCGCATGAACGAAACATTATCTTCTCAGGAGGATGTAAAAAACGATCCGAATCCAGTGGATGTCCCGGAATTAGAGAACGTTATATTTGATCAAGTAGTATTCCGTTATCCTTCTTCAAAGGTGGATAATCTAGCCGATATCAATGTCAAAATCGATAGCGGGGATACCATCGGAATCGTCGGAAAAACAGGAAGCGGAAAAACCACATTTGTGAAACAATTGCTCCGTGAATATCCTGCTGGGAACGGAATTCTTTCCCTATCCGATGTACCGATTGAAAAACAAAATCTTGAGGATGTCCGGGAATGGATTGGATATGTACCGCAGGATCATGTTTTATTTTCTAAAACAGTTCGGGAGAATATTTTATTTGGAAAAATGGAAGCAACTGATGAAGAGTTTTGGAAAGCAGTTCGCCTCGCTGATTTTGAAAAAGATATAGAGAGACTGCCGAACAGACTGGAGACGCTGGTTGGGGAAAAAGGTATTGCTTTATCTGGCGGACAAAAGCAAAGGATTTCAATAGCCAGGGCGTTAATTAAAGATCCGGAGATTCTGATCCTCGATGACTCCCTCTCTGCAGTGGACGCCAAGACAGAAACAACGATTATCGAAAATATTCGGAATGAACGAAGCGACAAAACGACGATAATCACTACTCACAGATTATCAGCAGTACAGCATGCAGACTGGATTATTGTACTGGATGATGGAGTGGTGATTGAGGAAGGCACACATGAAATGTTGCTCAATAAGAAGGGCTGGTATAAAGAACAATTTGATCGCCAGCAAATTGAAGCGAACAAGGAGGTGAGCGCCTAA
- a CDS encoding DUF4097 family beta strand repeat-containing protein: protein MYKKWLIVAGILIVIGFSGALLTAKSFFSLQNENDKQTKQFQSSEIQSIDVNNTVGTIKLAETSGDEIIVETIGSKMSNPIKIEENGETLSITNEADHTISLGVNFKKSSENITVYLPKKQYDRISASNEVGEITISQINAAHLNAESEVGSIHISDVSSTSIIASSELGNIKIQKYSGKLQVDNEVGSIDISTDEITEPLIAKNELGEIDLTINQDPNNILITADSEIGSKRIFGKKTGSYMSGDGSITVQLSTETGSIRVTD from the coding sequence ATGTATAAAAAGTGGCTGATTGTAGCTGGAATACTCATCGTTATTGGCTTTTCAGGAGCATTGCTGACTGCAAAATCGTTTTTTTCACTTCAAAATGAGAATGACAAACAAACGAAGCAGTTTCAAAGTTCAGAGATACAATCGATTGATGTCAATAATACCGTAGGGACAATCAAGCTGGCAGAAACATCTGGAGATGAAATTATTGTTGAGACAATTGGGTCTAAAATGTCCAATCCCATAAAAATAGAAGAGAACGGTGAAACCCTGTCCATTACAAACGAGGCGGATCATACTATTTCTCTAGGTGTTAATTTTAAAAAATCATCAGAGAATATTACAGTCTATTTGCCAAAAAAACAGTATGACAGAATCTCAGCATCAAATGAAGTCGGTGAAATTACAATCTCTCAGATTAATGCAGCCCACTTAAATGCAGAATCAGAAGTTGGAAGCATTCATATAAGCGATGTATCCTCCACTTCAATAATCGCTTCTTCAGAGCTAGGGAACATTAAGATACAAAAATACAGCGGCAAGCTCCAGGTCGATAATGAAGTTGGCTCGATTGATATTTCGACCGATGAAATCACTGAACCGCTTATCGCCAAAAATGAACTTGGAGAAATCGACTTAACAATTAATCAGGATCCAAATAACATCTTAATTACAGCAGACTCTGAGATTGGCAGTAAACGAATCTTTGGCAAAAAAACCGGAAGTTATATGAGTGGGGATGGAAGCATTACAGTTCAACTGAGCACGGAGACCGGCAGTATTCGTGTTACTGATTAA
- a CDS encoding ABC transporter ATP-binding protein, translating to MNEHLEQTESGWKTGKRLYQYAVKCKGTIILALMMLSISVGADLIGPYIGKNMIDNHIMGIESPWVETKDTKDAVHYQGSTYKREAYVEDGEWTGSEVAIQQVGTTFLFLNQPIEFDGKRSYKDGQLVITSGEKRATYEAQKLSGAQIMAFYQPEISRIMQLLALYFGIMVVAFFFQYGQSYYLQKAANRIIQTMRKDVFAQIQRLPIRYFDNLPAGKVVARITNDTEAIRELYVRVLANFFSSTVNIIGIIIALFLLNVKLGMVTLIILPLLVGWTLLFRKFATKYNRVIRARISDINAMINESINGMNIIQAFKREKETTEEFEKLNTEHYVYQSKMQKLNSLLNGNLVGALRVITLTLFIWYFGGMAASGESVVSLGVLYAMVNYLNRLFHPISGIVNQFANFEQAMVAGERVFALLEEEGIDVEDQRKSRFKGHVEFDHVSFSYKEGEKVLRDIQFEASQGETIALVGHTGSGKSSIMNLLFRFYDYQEGAIRIDGIELKDIPHQTLREHMGIVLQDPYLFTGTILSNITLDDPKISREVAEKALRDVGADRVLAHLEHGFDEPVVEKGSTLSSGQRQLISFARALAFNPAILILDEATSSIDTETESLIQEAMEVLKKGRTTFIIAHRLSTIKSADQILVLDKGKIVERGNHDELMELKGKYYQMYELQIGKLAG from the coding sequence ATGAACGAACATTTGGAACAAACGGAATCCGGTTGGAAGACTGGAAAACGTTTATATCAATATGCAGTGAAGTGTAAAGGAACCATTATCCTAGCACTAATGATGTTATCCATCTCGGTAGGGGCCGACTTAATCGGACCCTATATCGGGAAAAACATGATAGATAACCATATTATGGGGATTGAATCTCCATGGGTAGAAACGAAGGATACAAAGGATGCGGTTCACTATCAGGGGAGCACTTATAAACGTGAGGCTTATGTAGAGGATGGGGAATGGACCGGAAGTGAGGTTGCCATCCAACAGGTTGGGACGACATTTTTATTCCTAAACCAACCGATAGAGTTTGATGGGAAGAGATCCTATAAAGATGGGCAGCTAGTGATTACTAGTGGAGAAAAAAGAGCAACCTATGAGGCTCAGAAATTGTCAGGAGCACAAATCATGGCGTTTTATCAGCCGGAGATCAGCCGTATAATGCAATTGCTTGCTCTGTATTTCGGAATTATGGTTGTGGCATTCTTCTTTCAATATGGGCAGAGCTATTATTTACAAAAAGCAGCGAATCGAATTATTCAAACAATGCGAAAGGACGTTTTTGCTCAAATTCAAAGACTGCCGATTCGCTACTTTGATAATTTACCGGCAGGAAAGGTAGTAGCACGGATTACAAATGATACCGAAGCAATTCGGGAGCTTTATGTAAGGGTTTTAGCTAACTTTTTCTCGAGTACGGTTAATATTATCGGAATTATCATTGCTCTATTTTTACTTAATGTAAAGCTTGGAATGGTGACATTGATTATTCTGCCGCTGCTCGTTGGATGGACATTATTATTTCGTAAATTTGCTACAAAGTATAATAGGGTCATTCGGGCGCGTATAAGTGATATTAATGCCATGATTAACGAATCCATAAATGGGATGAATATCATTCAGGCATTCAAGCGGGAGAAAGAAACAACAGAGGAATTTGAAAAACTGAACACAGAGCATTATGTATACCAAAGTAAAATGCAAAAATTAAATTCCTTGTTAAATGGAAATCTTGTAGGTGCTTTGCGTGTTATTACATTAACACTATTTATTTGGTATTTCGGAGGTATGGCAGCATCTGGGGAATCAGTCGTCAGTCTTGGCGTTTTATACGCGATGGTGAATTATTTAAATCGTCTGTTCCACCCAATATCAGGAATTGTCAATCAGTTTGCAAATTTTGAACAGGCGATGGTAGCCGGTGAACGTGTATTTGCACTTCTGGAAGAGGAAGGTATTGATGTTGAGGATCAACGTAAGTCACGTTTTAAAGGGCATGTTGAATTTGATCATGTATCTTTTAGCTATAAAGAAGGAGAAAAAGTATTAAGGGATATTCAGTTTGAGGCTAGTCAGGGCGAAACAATAGCCCTAGTGGGGCATACAGGCTCTGGGAAAAGCTCCATTATGAATCTGTTATTCAGATTTTATGACTATCAGGAGGGGGCTATCCGCATTGATGGGATAGAATTGAAAGATATCCCACATCAAACCTTGCGTGAGCATATGGGAATTGTTCTACAGGATCCATATTTGTTTACTGGAACCATCCTTTCGAATATCACACTTGATGATCCAAAAATTTCGAGAGAAGTAGCTGAAAAAGCGTTACGTGATGTGGGAGCTGACCGCGTATTGGCCCATCTTGAACATGGGTTTGATGAACCGGTAGTTGAAAAAGGGAGTACTCTTTCATCAGGGCAGCGCCAATTAATATCCTTTGCCCGTGCTTTGGCTTTTAATCCGGCCATCCTGATTCTTGATGAAGCAACATCCAGTATTGATACAGAAACAGAAAGCTTAATTCAGGAAGCAATGGAAGTGCTAAAGAAAGGTCGAACCACTTTTATTATTGCACACCGTCTTTCTACTATTAAAAGCGCTGACCAAATCCTTGTTCTCGATAAAGGAAAAATTGTGGAGAGAGGAAACCATGATGAACTCATGGAATTAAAAGGCAAATATTATCAAATGTATGAGCTTCAGATTGGAAAACTTGCAGGTTAA
- a CDS encoding MBL fold metallo-hydrolase, with protein MSSITRVAGKIIIPTPFAVGDVNTYLLKGDALTLVDAGIKTQEAKEALERQLKELGYRLSDIEQVILTHHHSDHCGLIDVFQEDPLYGHEDNQRYLKRDPAFMKEQKDYFTSMAKQFGVPPQLMKYANDVESLYTYSGSKPLTHFLKEGDWIPGHPGWRAMETFGHSQGHLSFYHEESGTLIGGDLLLGKISPNPILEVPKRAEQERLKPQLQLNDSLRRLQNERLTIVYPGHGKDITEPYQLIEKRLKNQHERAFHVKSLIGEDRRNVLELAIQLFPKAVKRDPALALFETLGQLDYLDSLHEIESEMVDGVVWYYNK; from the coding sequence ATGAGTTCGATTACAAGGGTAGCTGGAAAAATTATTATACCGACTCCGTTTGCTGTCGGAGATGTAAATACGTATCTTCTAAAAGGAGATGCTTTAACTCTGGTAGATGCCGGAATTAAAACACAGGAAGCAAAAGAGGCACTTGAACGGCAGTTAAAGGAACTGGGATATAGGCTATCTGATATTGAACAGGTAATATTAACCCACCACCACTCTGACCACTGTGGATTAATTGATGTATTTCAAGAAGATCCATTGTATGGACATGAAGATAACCAGCGGTATCTTAAAAGGGATCCAGCATTTATGAAGGAACAAAAAGATTATTTTACAAGTATGGCAAAGCAATTTGGCGTACCTCCGCAATTGATGAAATATGCCAATGATGTAGAGTCCCTATATACGTATTCGGGTTCAAAACCCCTCACACATTTTTTGAAAGAAGGAGACTGGATTCCCGGCCATCCTGGTTGGAGAGCAATGGAAACCTTTGGCCATTCACAGGGTCACTTATCCTTCTATCATGAAGAGTCAGGTACACTGATTGGCGGAGATTTATTATTGGGTAAAATTTCACCTAACCCGATTCTGGAGGTACCGAAAAGGGCAGAGCAGGAGAGATTGAAGCCGCAACTGCAACTGAATGATAGCTTGCGTCGATTGCAAAATGAAAGACTGACAATCGTATATCCAGGGCATGGAAAGGACATTACTGAACCATACCAGCTAATAGAGAAACGTTTAAAAAATCAGCATGAGCGGGCATTTCATGTTAAAAGCCTCATTGGGGAAGACCGTCGGAACGTCTTGGAATTAGCTATACAATTATTTCCGAAGGCTGTTAAGAGAGATCCAGCACTGGCATTGTTTGAGACATTGGGCCAGCTCGATTATCTAGATAGTCTTCATGAAATTGAAAGTGAAATGGTTGATGGTGTCGTATGGTATTATAATAAATAA
- a CDS encoding 3-oxoacyl-[acyl-carrier-protein] synthase III C-terminal domain-containing protein, whose product MQSQKVIYIGDQYGYTGSSSPFLAFHEGIQDGRIKRGDYVMFWTVGAGHQFIAMLWKY is encoded by the coding sequence ATCCAAAGCCAAAAGGTCATTTATATTGGAGATCAATATGGCTATACAGGTTCGAGCAGTCCGTTCCTCGCTTTCCATGAAGGGATACAGGATGGGCGTATTAAGCGCGGAGATTATGTTATGTTTTGGACAGTTGGTGCAGGACATCAGTTCATCGCTATGTTATGGAAATACTAA
- a CDS encoding SDR family NAD(P)-dependent oxidoreductase, translating into MNERIRGKIVTITGASGGLGEQIARHAAKSGAKLVLIARSLDKLEKIRKELMTDFNCEVYVYTLDVSDRNAVEQTFAHIKNEVGDTDVLVNNAGFGIFEKVLDASLDDTESMINTNVVGLIACTKMVLPAMAEKKSGHIINIASQAGKMATPKSSVYSATKHAVLGFTNALRMEMHTENVFVTSVNPGPIKTNFFNIADKEGTYIKNIERLMIDPVKLAEKITNIMLKNKREINAPGWMNAGSKIYSLIPRTVETLGRSQFNKK; encoded by the coding sequence ATGAATGAACGAATTCGTGGGAAAATTGTTACGATTACGGGTGCCTCAGGCGGGTTAGGTGAACAAATTGCCAGACATGCTGCTAAAAGTGGAGCAAAATTGGTTTTAATCGCACGGAGTTTGGACAAATTAGAAAAAATCCGTAAAGAATTAATGACTGATTTTAATTGCGAGGTTTATGTATATACATTGGATGTATCCGATCGGAATGCTGTTGAACAGACATTTGCCCACATCAAGAATGAAGTGGGAGATACCGATGTTCTGGTGAACAATGCTGGCTTTGGAATTTTCGAGAAAGTGTTGGACGCAAGTTTAGATGATACAGAATCCATGATCAATACAAATGTGGTTGGACTCATTGCCTGTACGAAAATGGTACTGCCTGCGATGGCAGAAAAGAAATCAGGCCACATTATCAATATTGCATCCCAGGCTGGGAAAATGGCGACGCCGAAATCAAGTGTTTACTCAGCAACGAAGCATGCGGTACTTGGATTTACAAATGCCTTACGTATGGAAATGCATACAGAGAATGTTTTTGTTACATCCGTCAATCCTGGACCGATTAAAACCAATTTCTTTAATATCGCAGATAAAGAAGGTACGTATATCAAAAACATTGAACGCTTGATGATTGATCCGGTCAAGCTGGCAGAAAAAATCACGAATATCATGCTAAAAAATAAGCGGGAAATTAATGCACCAGGCTGGATGAATGCGGGAAGTAAGATTTACAGTTTAATTCCGAGGACGGTTGAAACGCTCGGGCGAAGTCAGTTTAATAAAAAATGA
- a CDS encoding endo-1,4-beta-xylanase: MSQKLVRKFLSFGLAIALVTPVVSTDIASAKPLSALKASPLYERYEDSFTIGAAVEPDQLQGKSGHVLKRHYNSIVAENVMKPISIQPEEGKFNFKEADKIVKFAKKNDMDVRFHTLVWHSQVPDWFFIDKNGNKMTEETNPKQREKNKKLLLQRLENHIKTIVKRYKNDVDSWDVVNEVIDEYASNEQKLRESPWYQITGTDYIKVAFKTAKKYAKKDAKLYINDYNTEVEPKKTHLYNLVVELLEQKVPIDGVGHQAHIQLGWPSIAETEESINRFASLGLDNQVTELDVSLYGWPPRPAYPSYEDIPEEEFQRQAARYNELFEMYERLGDKISNVTFWGIADNHTWLDDRAEEYNNGVGKDAPFVFDPNYNLKPAYWAIMD; encoded by the coding sequence ATGTCACAAAAATTAGTACGTAAGTTTCTAAGTTTCGGATTAGCTATTGCCCTTGTAACTCCTGTCGTTTCCACCGATATTGCGAGTGCTAAGCCATTAAGTGCTTTAAAAGCTTCCCCTTTATATGAAAGATACGAAGATTCTTTTACAATTGGGGCTGCTGTCGAACCTGATCAATTACAGGGCAAGAGTGGTCATGTATTAAAGCGTCACTATAACAGTATTGTCGCAGAGAACGTAATGAAGCCAATATCTATCCAACCCGAAGAGGGGAAATTCAATTTTAAAGAAGCAGATAAAATTGTGAAATTCGCCAAGAAAAATGATATGGATGTTCGTTTTCATACCCTTGTATGGCATAGTCAGGTACCTGATTGGTTCTTTATTGATAAGAACGGGAATAAAATGACCGAAGAAACCAATCCAAAACAGCGGGAGAAAAATAAAAAGCTATTATTACAGCGCTTAGAAAATCACATAAAAACGATTGTCAAAAGATATAAAAATGATGTCGACTCATGGGATGTTGTAAACGAAGTGATTGACGAATATGCATCAAATGAGCAGAAGCTGCGTGAGTCTCCTTGGTATCAAATAACTGGTACTGATTATATTAAGGTAGCATTTAAAACAGCTAAAAAATATGCAAAAAAGGATGCAAAACTGTACATTAATGACTACAACACAGAGGTGGAACCCAAAAAAACCCATTTATATAACTTAGTTGTTGAATTGCTTGAACAAAAAGTCCCTATTGACGGTGTGGGTCATCAAGCTCATATTCAATTAGGCTGGCCATCCATTGCTGAAACGGAGGAATCTATTAATCGTTTTGCCAGTCTTGGTTTAGATAATCAAGTAACCGAGTTAGATGTGAGCTTATACGGCTGGCCACCAAGACCTGCTTATCCTTCATATGAGGATATTCCAGAAGAAGAGTTCCAGCGTCAAGCTGCCAGGTATAATGAGTTATTTGAAATGTATGAGAGATTAGGAGATAAGATCAGTAACGTAACATTCTGGGGAATTGCAGATAATCATACATGGCTAGACGACCGTGCCGAGGAATATAATAATGGCGTTGGAAAAGATGCACCGTTTGTCTTTGATCCGAATTATAATCTTAAGCCTGCTTATTGGGCAATAATGGACTAG
- a CDS encoding polysaccharide deacetylase family protein codes for MRNFAIILVTIIVSITVMSWIKPTSSLADKTNDQSGHPELNMVTYERTVKKVPEKLNGKERKVVYLTIDDGPSLYTKELIAILDQFEIPATHFLIGNNMKKYPDMAKEYVNRGDYIGMHSMSHDYNRLYKKGKIVEEVMETQQLIKEQVNILPILFRCPYGSSPGLNTKLRDQAAHAGLKMWDWTIDSKDWKLQENPSKIEGEILKQLNGSEEIILIHEKKGTIEALPGIIKSIKEAGYEFERYEESKHFPANFHKDKRL; via the coding sequence ATGCGTAATTTTGCAATTATCTTGGTTACTATTATAGTATCCATAACAGTAATGAGCTGGATCAAGCCGACTTCCAGTTTGGCTGACAAAACCAATGATCAATCAGGGCATCCAGAACTGAACATGGTTACATATGAAAGGACCGTAAAAAAAGTGCCTGAAAAATTAAATGGTAAAGAAAGAAAAGTAGTTTATTTAACAATTGATGATGGTCCAAGTCTTTATACAAAGGAGTTAATTGCTATACTCGATCAATTTGAAATACCGGCTACTCATTTTCTGATCGGAAATAATATGAAGAAATACCCGGATATGGCCAAGGAATATGTCAACCGTGGAGATTATATCGGAATGCACTCAATGAGCCATGATTATAATAGATTGTACAAAAAGGGAAAAATTGTAGAAGAAGTGATGGAAACACAGCAATTAATCAAAGAACAGGTAAATATTTTGCCGATTTTATTCAGATGTCCATATGGATCATCTCCAGGGTTAAATACGAAATTGCGAGATCAAGCTGCACACGCAGGATTGAAAATGTGGGATTGGACAATCGATTCAAAAGATTGGAAGCTGCAAGAGAATCCTTCAAAAATTGAAGGAGAAATTCTGAAGCAATTAAATGGATCTGAGGAAATTATCTTAATTCATGAAAAGAAAGGTACCATTGAGGCATTGCCAGGAATAATTAAAAGTATAAAGGAAGCGGGCTATGAATTTGAAAGATACGAAGAATCAAAACATTTTCCGGCAAACTTCCATAAAGATAAGAGATTATAA
- a CDS encoding HAAS signaling domain-containing protein encodes MNREQFLQQLSNHLSALPKEERNDILNDYNEYFENGLLEGKSESEISDNLGSPELIAKELNISNTFAEIDRKMTFSNVFGAIGLTIGLSFLNLIFVLGPAIALGGILLGGWGASIGLILSPFLHLIGIILGFNQAYAFEVFLSIGFSGLGILLLFGMYYVTIFSSKVFIKYCKWNVSVVKGGMKHV; translated from the coding sequence GTGAATCGGGAACAATTTTTGCAACAATTATCTAACCATCTTAGCGCCCTGCCTAAAGAGGAACGCAATGACATCTTAAATGATTATAATGAGTATTTTGAAAATGGTTTATTAGAGGGAAAGTCCGAGAGTGAAATATCAGATAATCTTGGTTCTCCTGAATTAATCGCAAAGGAATTAAATATATCGAATACATTTGCCGAGATAGACAGGAAGATGACCTTCTCAAACGTCTTTGGTGCGATTGGATTAACAATTGGACTGAGCTTTCTGAATCTAATTTTTGTCCTTGGTCCTGCCATAGCTCTTGGAGGTATATTGTTAGGCGGTTGGGGGGCAAGTATCGGTCTCATATTATCACCATTCCTCCACCTGATTGGTATTATATTGGGTTTCAATCAGGCCTATGCATTTGAAGTTTTTCTTTCAATCGGGTTCAGCGGTTTAGGAATTCTCCTCTTGTTTGGCATGTATTATGTAACCATCTTTAGTTCTAAAGTGTTTATTAAATATTGCAAATGGAATGTTTCAGTTGTAAAGGGAGGTATGAAGCATGTATAA
- a CDS encoding PadR family transcriptional regulator, with protein sequence MNVQFKKGVLELCVLVMLNNKDRYGYELVQGISDKFEISEGAVYPLLRRLTKEEYFTTYLQESTEGPSRKYYHLTEKGRDYLKQLVREWQAFSTGVNQIIEEGEVQ encoded by the coding sequence TTGAATGTCCAATTCAAAAAGGGCGTTTTAGAGCTTTGCGTACTTGTTATGTTAAATAACAAGGATCGTTATGGATATGAGCTCGTTCAGGGGATTTCCGATAAATTTGAAATTTCCGAAGGAGCCGTCTATCCGCTTCTCAGACGACTTACCAAAGAAGAATATTTCACGACCTATTTACAGGAATCTACAGAGGGGCCCTCTCGTAAATACTATCATCTAACAGAAAAAGGCCGGGATTACCTGAAGCAGCTGGTAAGAGAATGGCAAGCATTTTCCACAGGTGTTAATCAAATTATTGAGGAAGGTGAAGTACAGTGA